The sequence CGGCCAGCCGGTTCGCGCGGTTGTCGTTGCCCGTAATATAGATGACCGGCACCGTGACGCCCTCCTCCGCCAGCCGCCTGCGCAGCTCGATGCCGCATTGTCCGTTCAGATCGATATCGATGATGATGCAAATGGCCTGGTCGAAATCGCCGTAGTCGAGCAGCGCCTTCGTCGAGTCGAA comes from Bradyrhizobium diazoefficiens and encodes:
- a CDS encoding response regulator, producing MRTSINRLLREHGFNATLFDSTKALLDYGDFDQAICIIIDIDLNGQCGIELRRRLAEEGVTVPVIYITGNDNRANRLAAIESGCIAYLTKPFTARSFIESIERARAGFA